A window of Aquificaceae bacterium genomic DNA:
GCACGCTTATAATTGCAAAAAGTCTGAAGCCTGCACCCCTCAAAGTAAGACTGTGTCTTTCTTCCTACAGAAGACACTCTTCCGACCCAGTGTGCAGACACAAGACAACCTCTTACCTTTTTAACCTTCTTGTTAAAAGAGAGGCTAAAAGGAGAGGTTACTGGGATGGTGTTGTATTGAACGAGAGAGGTCATACATGTGAAACGTCAACCGCAAACCTTCTTTTTTTAAAAGGCTCAAGGTTATACACGCCTGCGAGGGAGTGTGGACTTCTCTGGGGAACTACACTTGAATTTCTGAGCAGGCGACTGGAGGTAAGAGAGGAGTATCTGGAGCTTTCAGCCCTAAAAAGTTGCGATAGCCTCTTTGTGTTGAACTCTCTTGTCCTGTGCGCAGCGGTTGAAGAGATGGATGGAGAAAGGCTGAGGGTTGATAGAGATGCCCTTGAGGAAATCAACCGTATCCTAAAAGCCTCCCAATAGCCTCCGCAAGAAGCATATCCTCAGGATAGGTGACCTTTACGTTGGTTACTTCTCCCTGAACAACTCCCACCCTGTAGCCATACCTTTCCAAAAGCTGGGCATCATCAGTTACAGAAAAGCCCTCTCCCCTTGCCCTGAAATGGCAGTCAAGAAGAACCCTTCTTCTAAAAGCCTGAGGAGTCTGAGAAAGCCACAGGTTTGACCTGTCTACAGTCTCCACCACCATACCATGAACCACTCTTTTTACAGTATCTCTTATGGGCACTGCCGGCACCTTACCTTCAAATTCCCCCAGTTGGGAAACCTTCAAAAAAAGCTCAAGGCTTGCAAAGGGTCTTGCACAGTCATGTATGACCACCACCTCCCCCTGAGCCTCAAGAACCGCATTAAAGACCGAATCCTGCCTCTCCCTTCCACCGGGAACCTTCCTTACACCCTCAGGGACGCTTATGCCCATATCCTCAGAAGGCAGAACAAGAAGTGTTTCATCAAACCTGCCAAGAAGCCTCTCAAGGGAATGCATGAAAAGGGGCTTCCCGAGAAGTCTTTCAAACTGCTTTTTTCTGCCAAAACGCCTTCCTTCCCCTGCAGAGAGAAGAACAAGGCTTATCATTCTTCCTTGAGCCTTTCAATCCTTTCCTTTAACTCCTCTCTCAGCTCCTCCACTATGGGGTTCTCAGAGGAAAAGAAGTATTCCCCGTCTATGTCAAGCACCATGGCGAGA
This region includes:
- a CDS encoding aminotransferase class IV, coding for MTNRTLLFGEGLFETIRWRPSEEKLRLHYERLSSSAGYLGIPCPTYEEFIRDLLQVAGSRDGLYLKYLLISKGGDFLTDRPSSHGTLIIAKSLKPAPLKVRLCLSSYRRHSSDPVCRHKTTSYLFNLLVKREAKRRGYWDGVVLNERGHTCETSTANLLFLKGSRLYTPARECGLLWGTTLEFLSRRLEVREEYLELSALKSCDSLFVLNSLVLCAAVEEMDGERLRVDRDALEEINRILKASQ
- the ispD gene encoding 2-C-methyl-D-erythritol 4-phosphate cytidylyltransferase — protein: MISLVLLSAGEGRRFGRKKQFERLLGKPLFMHSLERLLGRFDETLLVLPSEDMGISVPEGVRKVPGGRERQDSVFNAVLEAQGEVVVIHDCARPFASLELFLKVSQLGEFEGKVPAVPIRDTVKRVVHGMVVETVDRSNLWLSQTPQAFRRRVLLDCHFRARGEGFSVTDDAQLLERYGYRVGVVQGEVTNVKVTYPEDMLLAEAIGRLLGYG